One Nostoc sp. UHCC 0302 DNA window includes the following coding sequences:
- a CDS encoding VOC family protein, which translates to MQILKVLTRVYLNPTDLDDAIAFYENLFKESCWLLFQYSETDLELAGVGSILLIAGSAEALSPFKSTQATFLVDSLHDFREALTEQGAVILAEPNKVPTGANMRARHPDGTIIEYIEFG; encoded by the coding sequence ATGCAAATTCTCAAAGTACTAACCAGAGTTTATCTCAATCCAACAGACTTGGATGATGCGATCGCTTTCTATGAAAACCTCTTCAAGGAAAGCTGCTGGTTATTGTTTCAATATTCCGAGACTGATTTAGAACTAGCGGGTGTGGGTTCTATCCTTTTAATTGCTGGTTCGGCTGAAGCACTTTCCCCATTCAAGAGTACACAGGCAACATTCCTCGTTGACTCACTCCATGATTTTCGAGAGGCACTTACTGAACAGGGTGCAGTGATTCTGGCAGAACCGAATAAAGTACCTACTGGAGCCAATATGCGAGCTAGGCATCCTGATGGGACAATTATAGAATATATTGAATTCGGTTGA